The proteins below are encoded in one region of Streptomyces ficellus:
- a CDS encoding BtrH N-terminal domain-containing protein: MTGDVTTRTYMITGPEPQWWYRDLISCLQATFGTVVAREGADPLAVLGAGWRFLHLPGDVRSEEFYYPCPPGASGEADLGAALAPHHDLRARWWQPADEDDLWREVRDTLTADRLVIAAVDNFHLPFRPAYGDVHAAHLVVVYGLDEARGLVYVSDAMPPAFRGAVPVEAFLRSWGSANPTDVQDAFFSDSRIGRRCLDVRLDTPPPPLTPELLGGFLRTDTDAFTTATAATSATQARAGLAGFDAFAAELVERCRAGDDTALRELYPFGWGMQAQASLHGELLRRCGRTWGDPALAGAGRAVESVAHAWTGLRITGAHGHADPRAVSADIAHHATVLRGLYARAVDAVGAAAARL, encoded by the coding sequence ATGACCGGTGACGTGACGACGAGGACGTACATGATCACCGGCCCGGAACCCCAGTGGTGGTACCGCGACCTGATCAGCTGCCTCCAGGCCACGTTCGGCACGGTGGTGGCACGCGAGGGGGCCGACCCGCTGGCCGTGCTCGGCGCCGGCTGGCGCTTCCTGCACCTGCCCGGCGACGTCAGGTCCGAGGAGTTCTACTACCCGTGCCCGCCCGGCGCGTCCGGCGAGGCCGACCTCGGTGCCGCCCTGGCGCCGCACCACGACCTGCGCGCACGCTGGTGGCAGCCCGCCGACGAGGACGACCTGTGGCGGGAGGTGCGCGACACGCTGACCGCCGACCGGCTGGTCATCGCCGCCGTCGACAACTTCCACCTGCCCTTCCGGCCCGCGTACGGCGACGTGCACGCCGCGCACCTCGTCGTGGTGTACGGCCTGGACGAGGCCCGCGGCCTGGTGTACGTCTCGGACGCGATGCCGCCCGCGTTCCGCGGCGCCGTCCCCGTCGAGGCGTTCCTGCGCAGCTGGGGCTCGGCCAACCCGACCGACGTCCAGGACGCGTTCTTCAGCGACTCGCGCATCGGCAGGCGCTGCCTGGACGTCCGGCTCGACACCCCGCCCCCGCCGCTCACCCCCGAGCTGCTCGGCGGCTTCCTGCGCACCGACACCGACGCCTTCACCACGGCCACCGCAGCCACCTCGGCCACGCAGGCCCGTGCTGGTCTCGCCGGATTCGACGCGTTCGCCGCCGAACTCGTCGAACGGTGCCGAGCCGGGGACGACACCGCCCTGCGCGAGCTGTACCCCTTCGGCTGGGGCATGCAGGCCCAGGCGTCCCTGCACGGCGAACTCCTGCGCCGCTGCGGCCGCACCTGGGGCGACCCGGCGCTCGCCGGGGCCGGACGCGCGGTCGAGTCCGTCGCCCACGCGTGGACCGGGCTGCGGATCACCGGCGCCCACGGCCACGCCGACCCCCGAGCGGTCTCGGCCGACATCGCGCACCACGCCACCGTGCTGCGCGGCCTGTACGCGCGTGCCGTCGACGCCGTGGGCGCGGCAGCCGCACGCCTGTGA
- a CDS encoding sulfotransferase family protein: MDDISGRIPVLALWSAPRCRSTAFARMMAERGDHVVVHEPLSQVVDFGEVKVGDRVARSEQDVLAALRDLAEEKKPVFFKDTTDFAYPAVLADRDFLAGATHTFIIRHPDEAIASHHALNPDLGRDEIGFARLHEIFTAVRAATGTTPVVVDSDDLLDRPADTVRAYCAAVGIPFLADALNWQPGMRTEWQATSRWHESTSRTAGFTRAPGRGAEKVAADPVLRAHRDYHLPYYEELRAAALRP; encoded by the coding sequence GTGGACGACATATCAGGGCGGATACCGGTGCTCGCGCTCTGGAGCGCGCCGCGCTGCCGTTCCACCGCGTTCGCGCGGATGATGGCGGAGCGGGGAGACCACGTCGTCGTGCACGAACCGCTCTCCCAGGTGGTCGACTTCGGAGAGGTGAAGGTGGGCGACCGGGTCGCCCGGTCGGAGCAGGACGTACTCGCCGCACTGCGGGACCTCGCGGAGGAGAAGAAGCCGGTGTTCTTCAAGGACACCACGGACTTCGCCTACCCGGCGGTGCTCGCCGACCGGGACTTCCTCGCCGGCGCCACGCACACCTTCATCATCCGCCACCCGGACGAGGCCATCGCCTCGCACCACGCGCTCAACCCGGACCTCGGCCGCGACGAGATCGGGTTCGCCCGGCTGCACGAGATCTTCACGGCCGTACGGGCCGCCACCGGCACCACGCCGGTCGTCGTCGACTCGGACGACCTGCTCGACCGGCCGGCCGACACCGTGCGGGCGTACTGCGCGGCGGTGGGCATCCCCTTCCTCGCGGACGCGCTGAACTGGCAGCCGGGGATGCGGACGGAGTGGCAGGCGACCAGCCGGTGGCACGAGTCGACCAGCAGGACGGCCGGCTTCACGCGCGCGCCGGGCCGCGGGGCCGAGAAGGTGGCCGCCGACCCGGTGCTACGGGCCCACCGCGACTACCACCTGCCGTACTACGAGGAGTTGCGGGCCGCCGCACTCCGGCCGTGA
- a CDS encoding RimK family alpha-L-glutamate ligase: MSATSKPPGDGRIAVLASRVGADEKRLFDALERRGVPFDHVDTRGQWFLAGQRDLPWSLVLNREIGQARATYAARCLTSAGVEVLNSADATEVCGDKWRTTLALRAAAVPTPRTALGLTPQAALDALESLGYPAIVKPLVGSWGRLVVRLPDRAAAEGVFEYVAALPGPQSHLTYVQELIDKPGRDIRAIVVGGQVLGAVHRTGESWRTNVALGARARPCEATPEITKLSLDAAAAVGTDIAGVDLIEDRDGRLLVLEVNHRVEFSGFQSAFGDRVDVADRIVEHLRERAQR, encoded by the coding sequence GTGTCAGCGACATCCAAGCCCCCGGGTGACGGCAGGATCGCCGTGCTCGCCAGCAGGGTCGGCGCGGACGAGAAACGGCTCTTCGACGCACTCGAACGGCGTGGTGTTCCCTTCGACCACGTCGACACGCGCGGCCAGTGGTTCCTGGCCGGGCAGCGTGACCTGCCGTGGAGTCTCGTGCTGAACCGGGAGATCGGCCAGGCCCGCGCCACGTACGCGGCCCGCTGCCTCACCTCGGCGGGCGTCGAGGTGCTCAACAGCGCGGACGCCACCGAGGTGTGCGGGGACAAGTGGCGCACCACCCTGGCGCTCCGGGCGGCCGCGGTGCCGACGCCGCGCACCGCGCTCGGCCTCACCCCGCAGGCCGCGCTGGACGCCCTGGAGTCCCTCGGCTACCCGGCGATCGTCAAGCCGCTGGTCGGCTCGTGGGGCCGGCTGGTGGTACGGCTGCCCGACCGCGCGGCCGCGGAGGGCGTGTTCGAGTACGTCGCCGCGCTGCCGGGCCCGCAGTCCCACCTGACGTACGTGCAGGAGCTGATCGACAAGCCGGGCAGGGACATCCGGGCGATCGTCGTCGGCGGCCAGGTGCTGGGCGCCGTCCACCGGACCGGTGAGTCGTGGCGCACCAACGTGGCGCTCGGCGCGCGGGCCCGGCCGTGCGAGGCGACACCGGAGATCACCAAGCTGTCGCTCGACGCGGCGGCCGCCGTCGGCACCGACATCGCGGGTGTCGACCTGATCGAGGACCGGGACGGCCGGCTGCTGGTGCTGGAGGTCAACCACCGGGTCGAGTTCAGCGGGTTCCAGTCCGCGTTCGGCGACCGGGTCGACGTCGCGGACCGCATCGTGGAACACCTACGGGAGCGAGCGCAACGATGA
- a CDS encoding M20/M25/M40 family metallo-hydrolase yields MNWAFTKSGHVTETSAVGLLRGMLEIPSSSYQERALADFLAEAMTDLGYRAHIDTVGNVIGVIERGDGPTLMLLGHMDTVPGQIPVRSEDGRLYGRGAVDAKGPLAAMICAAAGAVDFPGRIVVIGVVEEETPRSRGAMAIRAAHDRPDALIVGEPSGWSSVVIGYKGKLDLRYTVQCPATHPSNPEPKASELAVACWAALVDLLGPDAGHDAFARPGATLCRLNADLTSATADLSVRTPPGFDVEGLVSGLRDRLPAGRLEVLNSVAACRADRANPAVRALVTGIRGLHAQPRLVVKTATSDMNTLAEVWDIPMATYGPGDSRLDHADTEHIVLSDFLRGVDVLSLAIAELAHLPVRVDGGASDAPLPERSLR; encoded by the coding sequence ATGAACTGGGCATTCACCAAGTCCGGCCACGTCACCGAGACGAGCGCCGTGGGGCTGCTGCGCGGCATGCTGGAGATACCGTCCTCGTCCTACCAGGAGCGCGCGCTGGCCGACTTCCTGGCGGAGGCGATGACGGACCTGGGTTACCGGGCGCACATCGACACGGTGGGCAACGTCATCGGCGTGATCGAGCGCGGCGACGGTCCGACCCTGATGCTGCTGGGGCACATGGACACCGTCCCGGGCCAGATCCCGGTCCGCTCCGAGGACGGCAGGCTCTACGGCCGGGGCGCGGTGGACGCGAAGGGTCCGCTCGCGGCGATGATCTGCGCCGCGGCGGGCGCGGTGGACTTCCCCGGGCGGATCGTGGTGATCGGCGTCGTCGAGGAGGAGACCCCGCGCTCGCGCGGCGCGATGGCGATCCGGGCCGCCCACGACCGGCCGGACGCGCTGATCGTCGGCGAACCGAGCGGCTGGTCCAGCGTGGTCATCGGCTACAAGGGCAAGCTCGACCTGCGCTACACCGTCCAGTGCCCGGCCACGCATCCAAGCAACCCGGAGCCGAAGGCGTCCGAACTGGCCGTCGCCTGCTGGGCCGCGCTGGTCGACCTGCTCGGGCCGGACGCGGGCCACGACGCGTTCGCCCGGCCGGGCGCGACGCTGTGCCGGCTGAACGCCGACCTGACGTCGGCGACGGCGGACCTCAGCGTCCGCACCCCGCCGGGGTTCGACGTCGAGGGGCTGGTGAGCGGGTTGCGCGACCGGCTGCCGGCAGGCCGTCTGGAGGTGCTGAACTCGGTGGCGGCCTGCCGGGCGGACCGGGCCAACCCGGCCGTCCGCGCGCTGGTGACCGGTATCCGGGGGCTGCACGCCCAGCCCCGGCTGGTGGTGAAGACGGCGACGTCGGACATGAACACCCTCGCGGAGGTCTGGGACATCCCGATGGCGACCTACGGCCCGGGTGACAGCAGGCTCGACCACGCCGACACGGAGCACATCGTGCTGTCGGACTTCCTGCGGGGCGTCGACGTGCTGTCCCTGGCCATCGCGGAGCTGGCGCACCTGCCGGTCCGCGTGGACGGCGGGGCGAGCGACGCGCCGCTTCCGGAGAGGAGTCTGCGATGA